In Miscanthus floridulus cultivar M001 chromosome 5, ASM1932011v1, whole genome shotgun sequence, one genomic interval encodes:
- the LOC136450482 gene encoding glutathione S-transferase 1, producing MAPMKLYGAVLSWNVTRCATALEEAGSDYEIVPINFATAEHKSPEHLVRNPFGQVPALQDGDLYLFESRAICKYAARKNKPELLRGGNLEESAMVDVWMEVEANQYTSVLNPILFQVLISPMLGGTTDQKVVDENLEKLKKVLEVYEARLTKSKYLAGDFLSLADLNHVSITLCLLATPYASVLDAYPHVKAWWSSLMERPSVQKVAAMMKPSA from the exons ATGGCTCCGATGAAGCTGTACGGGGCGGTGCTGTCGTGGAACGTGACGCGGTGCGCGACGGCGCTGGAGGAGGCCGGCTCCGACTACGAGATCGTGCCCATCAACTTCGCCACCGCCGAGCACAAGAGCCCCGAGCACCTCGTCCGCAAC CCGTTTGGTCAGGTTCCAGCTTTGCAAGATGGGGACTTGTACCTCTTCG AATCACGCGCAATCTGCAAGTATGCTGCTCGCAAAAACAAACCAGAGCTGTTGAGGGGAGGAAACCTTGAGGAGTCAGCAATGGTGGATGTTTGGATGGAGGTGGAGGCAAACCAGTACACCTCTGTACTGAATCCCATCCTCTTCCAGGTCCTCATCAGTCCGATGCTTGGGGGAACCACCGACCAGAAAGTTGTCGATGAGAACCTTGAGAAGCTGAAGAAGGTGCTAGAGGTGTATGAGGCACGTCTGACCAAGTCCAAGTATCTGGCTGGAGACTTCCTCAGCCTCGCTGACCTTAACCATGTATCTATCACCCTCTGCCTGCTTGCCACGCCCTACGCATCTGTGCTCGACGCTTACCCGCATGTGAAGGCCTGGTGGTCTAGTCTGATGGAGAGGCCATCTGTCCAGAAGGTCGCTGCCATGATGAAGCCATCTGCTTGA
- the LOC136453036 gene encoding PLASMODESMATA CALLOSE-BINDING PROTEIN 3-like, whose amino-acid sequence MAPLVFVLLLLAMPLRGSDGAWCVCRPDVADAALQKTLDYACGHGADCAAVLPTGPCYSPTTVRAHCSYAANSYFQRNSQANGATCDFGGTANLTDTDPSSGTCKYPATPSEAGTSGNATGTGTGTSSPGSASNPATTPSTGGSFTTPVGAFGPTPSTVSAGTATAAVFVGRHALLLAVVSVLSF is encoded by the exons ATGGCACCTCTGGTGTTCGTGCTGCTCTTGCTGGCCATGCCACTCAGAGGATCAG ACGGCGCGTGGTGCGTGTGCCGCCCGGACGTGGCCGATGCGGCGCTGCAGAAGACGCTGGACTACGCGTGCGGGCACGGCGCGGACTGCGCCGCCGTGCTCCCGACGGGGCCGTGCTACAGCCCCACCACGGTGCGCGCGCACTGCTCCTACGCCGCCAACAGCTACTTCCAGCGGAACAGCCAGGCCAACGGCGCCACCTGCGACTTCGGCGGCACGGCCAACCTCACCGACACAGACCCGA GCTCTGGAACTTGCAAATACCCTGCAACACCAAG CGAAGCAGGGACAAGCGGCAACGCAaccggcacgggcacgggcacgtCGTCTCCAGGCTCTGCGAGTAACCCGGCTACGACGCCCAGCACGGGAGGGAGCTTCACGACACCTGTCGGCGCGTTTGGCCCCACGCCTAGCACCGTCAGCGCgggcaccgccaccgccgccgtgttTGTTGGTCGCCATgccctcctcctcgccgtcgtcTCCGTCCTGTCTTTCTAG
- the LOC136453039 gene encoding CLAVATA3/ESR (CLE)-related protein 10-like, giving the protein MKHSHCLRLLLLVSILVASSAVTVSSNKETTWEKAGKAARAPVQLADEAFLARLCDREQQRGRPPRILRPWCTQLHARRQAAHQYHHLPTLPPSRDDEQIDPRYEVSKRLVPSGPNRLHN; this is encoded by the coding sequence ATGAAGCACTCGCATTGCCTCCGTTTGCTTTTGTTGGTCTCCATCCTTGTGGCCTCGTCGGCCGTCACCGTGTCGTCTAACAAAGAGACGACATGGGAGAAGGCCGGGAAGGCGGCGAGGGCGCCGGTGCAGCTGGCCGACGAGGCCTTCCTCGCCCGCCTCTGCGACCGCGAGCAGCAGCGCGGGCGGCCACCGCGGATCCTCCGCCCTTGGTGCACGCAGCTTCACGCCAGGCGCCAAGCCGCCCACCAGTACCACCACCTGCCGACGCTGCCGCCCAGCCGCGACGACGAGCAGATAGACCCGCGCTACGAGGTGTCCAAGCGGCTCGTGCCGAGCGGGCCTAACAGGCTGCACAACTGA
- the LOC136453040 gene encoding protein RETARDED ROOT GROWTH, mitochondrial-like, giving the protein MGRLRACCRLRRFLGPPPPPQAPPPGQPLARGSNAGAAHLPPFSRLFSSASAAAAIAPHDARDSGLGGSAYWAWIRAATESAPAPSPPQEEEDEGPARYIPVKAYFLSTSIDLKSMQAEHGNDIVPPSTRSLNYIALRYSEFPPEIMNIGVKDNRFCYRYVVVFHYGSAVLFNIADHEAEYYLDIIRKHASGWLPEMRKDDYAVVEKPSLTTWMKGGLDYIVLKSLDSDGIRIISSVLGQSIALDHYIRQVDDMVEEFTEINRVMEKTGNFTMQRKKLFQLVGKANSNLADVIIRLGLFDRSEIAWKNANYAQILEYLREEYELNQRFGSLDFKLKFVEHNIHFLQEVLQNRRSDLLEWGVIILLIIEIAISLYEIVKDSMIS; this is encoded by the exons ATGGGGCGGCTTCGCGCGTGCTGCCGTCTCCGCCGCTTCctcgggccgccgccgccgccacaagcGCCGCCACCGGGCCAACCTCTGGCTCGCGGGTCCAACGCTGGCGCGGCTCACTTACCGCCTTTCTCGAGGCTTTTCTCATCAGCTTCGGCGGCCGCGGCCATCGCGCCCCACGACGCACGCGACTCGGGCCTCGGCGGCTCGGCGTACTGGGCTTGGATTCGCGCGGCGACCGAGTCGGCCCCGGCGCCCTCGCCgccacaggaggaggaggacgagggccCGGCACGCTACATCCCCGTCAAGGCCTACTTCCTCTCCACCAG CATTGATCTGAAGAGCATGCAAGCGGAGCACGGAAATGATATCGTACCTCCGTCGACCCGTTCGCTTAATTACATTGCACTTCGGTACTCCGAGTTCCCACCTGAGATTATG AACATTGGAGTGAAGGACAATAGATTTTGCTATCGCTATGTGGTTGTTTTTCACTATGGTTCTGCTGTGCTTTTCAACATTGCGGATCATGAAGCCGAGTACTATCTTGATATAATTAGGAAGCATGCTTCAGGATGGCTTCCAGAGATGAGAAAAGATG ATTATGCAGTGGTTGAGAAACCATCCTTGACAACATGGATGAAAGGAGGTCTTGACTATATAGTTCTTAAAAGTTTAGACTCAGACGGGATTCGCATAATTTCAAGTGTTCTTGGTCAAAGTATCGCCCTTGATCATTATATTCGGCAG GTCGATGATATGGTTGAGGAATTCACTGAAATTAATCGTGTCATGGAAAAAACTGGCAACTTCACCATGCAAAGAAAAAAACTCTTTCAACTTGTGGGCAAGGCTAATTCTAATCTTGCAGATGTTATCATCAGACTTGGTCTTTTTGACAG GTCGGAAATTGCTTGGAAAAATGCAAATTATGCACAAATTCTAGAGTATCTTCGGGAGGAATATGAACTCAATCAGCGTTTTGGAAGCCTTGACTTCAAACTGAAATTTGTGGAG CACAACATTCATTTTCTTCAAGAGGTCCTCCAAAATAGACGGTCGGATCTGCTGGAGTGGGGTGTCATAATCCTGCTAATTATTGAGATTGCCATCTCATTATATGAAATTGTCAAGGACTCCATGATCTCTTAG